A window of Diabrotica virgifera virgifera chromosome 9, PGI_DIABVI_V3a contains these coding sequences:
- the LOC126891233 gene encoding putative nuclease HARBI1, with amino-acid sequence MVRNDLAGDSRGGHVPPHIKVLCAIRTWARREIQDDAADIIGISQPTVSLVCKQVALALVVHRAQWIKMPQNDLEQNRVIAGFYGICGFRQVVGAIDCTHIRIPKVGGNIGQYYINRKGYSSINVQVVANANLEIMDIVAHWRGSTHDSRIFNECRLKRRFEQSEFKGRLLGDSALAILNNIAIHHRDMIENIDQPGNEDILVIPAINNNIRGNAARAAFINDNF; translated from the exons ATGGTCAGAAATGACTTAGCTGGCGATTCTAGAGGTGGACATGTACCTCCACACATAAAAGTATTGTGTGCAATAAGAACTTGGGCACGTCGAGAA ATTCAAGATGATGCTGCAGATATTATTGGTATCAGCCAGCCAACAGTTTCGCTTGTCTGTAAACAAGTTGCTTTAGCTCTGGTAGTACACAGAGCTCAGTGGATTAAAATGCCACAAAATGATCTGGAGCAAAATAGAGTGATTGCTGGATTTTATGGAATATGTGGGTTTAGGCAAGTGGTTGGAGCTATTGACTGCACCCATATTCGAATTCCAAAAGTGGGTGGAAACATTGGGCAATATTACATAAACAGAAAAGGATACAGTTCAATAAATGTACAA GTTGTGGCCAATGCTAATTTGGAAATTATGGACATAGTAGCTCACTGGAGAGGCAGCACTCATGACTCCAGAATATTCAATGAGTGCAGATTAAAACGTAGGTTCGAGCAGTCAGAATTCAAAGGAAGACTATTGGGAGATTCAG CGCTGGCAATACTTAACAATATTGCCATCCACCACCGGGATATGATTGAAAATATTGACCAACCAGGAAATGAAGACATACTAGTAATACCTGCAATTAATAATAACATTAGAGGAAATGCAGCTAGAGCTGCATTTATTAATGATAATTTTTAG
- the LOC126891234 gene encoding uncharacterized protein LOC126891234 yields the protein MPNQDVMEIKDIMNPAELLRDDNEHDSDGSVMPAIQFLEMGTSINEMGPSTSAMGQSTSNIGLNTSEELEIQLKIFDKEFKENKEFPQQMLETPKNSSLERATAKSKNSPKVFNYNFW from the exons ATGCCCAATCAAGATGTAATGGAGATAAAAGATATTATGAATCCCGCAGAATTATTGCGGGATGACAATGAACATGACTCTGATGGCTCG GTGATGCCAGCAATACAATTTCTTGAAATGGGAACTAGTATTAATGAAATGGGACCAAGTACCAGTGCAATGGGACAAAGCACCAGTAATATTGGACTAAATACTAGTGAAGAACTGGAAATTCAGTTAAAG aTATTTGACAAggaatttaaagaaaataaagaattcCCACAACAAATGTTAGAG ACACCAAAAAACAGTTCATTAGAGAGGGCCACTGCTAAGTCTAAAAATAGCCCGAAGGTATTTAATTATAACTTCTGGTAA